CTCTGTTGAGCACGCAGTGACTGTTGAAACTTTCATCAATGGCTGGCAGTACAAAATATGCCATGCTTCACTGATTGCTTAAGGATGAAAAGCAAACACATCCTGGCTGCAAAAGCCTTCAACTCTGGTGAGGTGTGCTTTGTTAACTGGACTCCACTGACCATGTTCATATGAGCTTTCAATAGAAACATCAGTAGGCACATGTGATCATATCCCCTGGTGGTCAGAACAACATAAAAGCACAACATTTGAGGATGTGGAGAGAAAGGGTGAGTGGAAGAAATAGGAGTGATGGATATTAAGGTGAGGAACGGTATGTACTAAGGTACATAAAAAAAGCAAGGCTGACAGGTAAGAGGGGAAGGTTAAATAAAAAGAAGGTGGATACAGTGACtggaaatagaaaagaaaaaatacaaacagatggacagagacacaggtcCACTGAGGAATCTAGTGCGTGGTTTGCTACTAGATTTATAGGTGACTCTCTCTGACGTTTGGTGGTAAACCGTCCAGCCTGTAAAAATGAATAtaaagggaagaagagaagaaacaagaGAGATACTTTGTAAAAGTGCAGAGAGATTTGGATGAGAAAACCCCCATCATAAAAGCAGCAGTAAAGAAGGAGTGTAGGGTAAACAGGCATACCGGTAATTATGATCAAGCGTACTGAAGTAGTATGTCCACAACTAAACAgctaacaaaaaagaaagaacaaactAGACCTAAAATAATGGTTTAAATGTACACATTAATTTGGAAACATGCCTCCTCGATAGTATATTTAAATGATAGCACAAAAAGTAACCTGAAGTTTTAACAGCCATTTTATTACAACCACCTGCTATACCATGATATGGCACCATTTATATGCTATGAAATGGAAGACATGTTTTGTTGGAAGTGGTTGTAATTTTTTCTGATAGTCCAGCTATATTATCATTTGTGCCTAGTCATTAAGAGTCAGTCTCTCAAGCCATGTACTTGTTTATCTTTGGTGATCAGTATGAATGGCACTGACATGCCTATTCTCTAGCcctcacagctgcacacacgTGTGAAGATACAAgcacgtgtgcgcgcacaccacacacatgaAGTAATCGTGTGTACCTTGGCCAGGGCCAGCCTGGTTAGCCATTCCATCGCCGTGTCGTCCAGCGTAGATGTTGTCGGAGGAGAATGAGCCCTTCAAAGAACAGGGCTGCTGGGTGTGGACCTGCTCCTGTGTGACACTGGGTGGATTACTGGAACTGGAGCTCCCGCTGGAATGGGCAGAGCCATCTGACATAACTGAACTTTTAGCAGGGGAGCTGGATGAACTGGCAGCACTTTCACCTTGAGGGAAAGGGGGGATTATAAATGTGTAAGTATGCACGAATCATCTAATCACACATTCCTGCATTTCTGTGAATCTTGCAAAGCTCCCACAGATTGCAATTGTGCCCCTGTAAACATCATCATCAGATAAACCAGTTTCATCATACCCTTCCTCTCACTAGATGTGTTGAGATTATTCTTCAGTTGTTGCACCATTGGATTGAGCAGTTTCCCAGCTTTCAGTTTGTGTTTGCTGGCTCGGCGCCTGCGTCCACTGGGGGGTGCGGCGTGAAGCAGGCCAACATTCGGGGGCAGTGTTTTACCCAGCTCCTTGTACAGACGCTCAATCTCATTCCTCTGGAAGGCTTGGAGCTCTGAGATCTCTTTCATGTgtctaatgaaaaaaaaaacacaaagatggcATAAAAAAATTAATTATTCTTAGAACACACAAATTCCCACATAACTACCAGCAATAGTGACGCATGCAACTCTGAGATGGAAGCTAAAGTGCCAGCGCAGTCAGATGGCATTGCAATTCTGACTTGTCAACACAAGGGGGAGGCTTTCACAGAATTGGCTGCAAGAAAATTTAATTTCCAACGATTAGGTTTTTGGCATTTCGGTTGTATTCTTTATGCCACCAACAGCTAGCAGGAGAAAGGGCAATAAAATAGGGAAAGAGAAGAAGGCATGCTGCAAAATCACTTAATATTcaaaataatatatattataacagacagacagacagacaaggaacAAAGTGGAGGTTTCCCTGACTGCATGTTTGTAATGTCTTGTGTGTTATACTTTACTTTTCTCTCAGTTTCTGTAGTTCTTTCTTCATATCTGCATCCTCAAACTCTGAATCATTGTCGCTGCTGATGTACGAAGAGTGAGCATGTGCTGGAGAAGGTGAGGGAGCGTGGCCGTTCATCGCCACAAGATGCTGGGATGTCGAATTGGAGCTCTGCTCACTTTTGCTCCGGCCAGTGCGTCGCAGGAAGGCCACTGCTCTCTTCATGAATTCACTTCCACTGTGTTCGGACAGGGCATGAGCTGGGGAAGCAtggtgggatggagggagagtaatgctgctgctgtcctcatcTGCAGAGTCGGAGCAAAGGCGAGTGGAGCGCTGATAAGGGTGACGGATAGGCGTATCGATCGTCTGGGCACGGGGCATGCGGTGTGGTGTGAGGTCAGgactggaggtggaggtggactgGTAGAAATTTGGTGGTGCAGAGAAACGTTTGGTGATTTCTGTGCTCCGATTACCAGCTGAGGTCATTGCAGAGGGCCTGTCTACATTTGCACATTCCTCTTTGGTCCCTTTGCTGTGAGTCTGACTATGGGATCCCCCGGAACTGCTAGAGGGGGCCAGGGAGCTGCAGGCACTTAAGATTGCCTTGCTTTTCTCGACACGATAAATGGCATCCGGTGGAGTGGGGATGATCTGGGGACAGTAGAGAAGATCACATTAAGTTTGTGAATCTACGAAAGGTCCAAATCACAAAAGAAACCACCCCCACTGTAACCACTCCCAACACTGTTTAattcatttcaaacaaatgaCATTAGTATTGACATAAAGGTGGATTCCTACTTGAAAGCGGTTTCTGGTAGTGATGTCCTCTGTGTTCAAAATGCTGTTGTTGGctaaggaaaaagaaaacaattttaTTTATGCAAAAATACTAGCAGATAGTCAAAATATCCCTGAGTAGTTTCTGTAAAAAGGGACATCAAATACATACCTGACACTGTGGAGTCACCTACATCACTGCATTCAGGAATCTGAGActaatggacaaaaaaaaaaaatagaattcacAGTCACACAAAGAATTCACATTCAAAATCattttgaaaattaaaatcagCAATAAATCTAACTCTTCACTCAGGACTGTTGCTGAAGTGCGCCAGGCTGCTGTATAAACATAAAATGAAGCTGCTAGTTGAAGAGCATAAGACTAATTGGTATGTTTATGACAGTAATGTTATTATCCTTCTCATCCTTCTACACCTTTCTGAACATTCAGGTCATATTAGTTACACGTAATCAAATTATTTTGCGATTGTGCCATTAACTTTGTTCCTAACCACCACTGTTAATGCCTAGATTATTCCGATTTATATTTACCAGTGattctcctttcttctttttatgtGCTCCCTCTGTGCTCTGACCATCTGAGACAGGGGTTGAACTGACTCCCTCGGTACCCGAGGCCTGGGGATCGGATGCAGTGCTGGAAGTCTGCAAGGGGGCATGTTCCTGGTATAAAAGGTTTCTCAGTTTCTCATCCAAAGTCTTGATGGTCCGATCGACGAAATCTACCCTTCGTGGCCCCTCGCTGTCTGACTCTCCTGGTCCAACGCTCCCTGGCTGCTGGTGGCTTGAGGACTGGGAGCCCTGGGAGGTCTGATGTGCAGGACTCTGAGGCTGGGATGTCACAGTTCCAGGCTGCATAGGTGTGGCATAGGGTTGCTGTAAGACCACAGACTGATTCGCTGCCAGTTGTTGAGGGAGCTCTCCAGTCGGACTAGACTTGTGATTAAGCTGATTAGACTGAGAGAGCCTTGAATCACCAGGTGCTCGCTTATCAATAGCATTCACATCCAGAGAGACAGGTGGCACAATTGCACAGCATGGCATGTCAGTTACTATAGAGACAGCAGAGATGCAAGGTTCTTCCACAGACTTGGGGTGgctggtagcagcagcagcagcaggaggagcatgcTTAGCTAAACAGGGCTGAGCTTGCTGTATCCTGGCTTTTTCAGTGTTcgcaggggacagagaggaggagggcacAGTCTGAGAGGGTAAAGATGTGCCTGTGGTTGTTGCTGTAGTTATGTTGTCATTGGGcctggatgatgatgaagctgatTTCTCAGATTCTGATATAATAcaattgaaaaacaaaacaaacagcagattAGAGGTCTAATCTCAGCTACGACACATCACAAAGCACAGAAAAGTCCTAAGGGTGCTTGAGGGTTACATCACAGCTTGTCTTGCCCCATCAGGCTTTTTCAGCTGGAGTACAAATCCTACCCTTCATTTCTTCCTAGAACCACTGCAGAGTCACTATTATATAACTAACTCGCATCCCAGTGCACAGCAGCATGAAGAAAATGTGATTCTGTAATATACAGacaatacagtaaaaaaaaaaatctcagtcAATGACATATCAACATGGAACATACCCTGGGCCGTTGAAGCATTCGATGCAGGCTTCTCATCATCTAACAAAGGTGTCTCAGCTACGGGGCAGATAATAAACCAGCGCTTTCCAGTGTGAAGGACTGTCAAAGAAAATTAGGTaatgtaaattttaaaaaaaaatacaaaaagttATCAATTAACAGGTTTTAAAGAAAAGGGAGAACTAGAACTAGATTTTAATTACTATATAAAACTCTCAGCACTAGTGATATATTATTAAATGGTACAGCATAACAGACCTTTTTTATTGATATATATTCCAAGATCTTCCAAGTCTTACCATTTTGCTGGTACATCATCTGCGGAGCGTTAGGTGTAGACGGTTTCAAACCCTAAAAACATTAGATTTCTTCAAAGAAATGACTCACATGCATTGACTCAGCCAATATTTACAACAAGCTAAAGAGCTGCAGTACATAAACAAAATAACAGCGATGAAACTATTGTATCAGACAGAATGGAATTATCATCTACATTTGCTGGCAGTGCAGCACAATGAGTCCAGAGTGGAGTGATGATAATGTATTCCCGATTGCAGCACTTCAAACTAAAAAGGAATTAAAAACTAAACAGCTTCGTTCCTACCTCGGTTCCTAATGTTCCCGGTGCGTCAGTCTGTTTTGGACCACCTGCCTGCTCCGAGTTCTTCTCACCCTCAGCGTCCTCACTCAACATGTCTTCTGCCTTGTCCACAATGTCCTTCAGTTGCTCGATGAATGCTTCCTTTTCCAAAGGTAGAATGAAATCGTTCTCCACCTAAGGAGCATGATGCACATTAAATCCGGAATGAGAAAGGAAAACCTCCAAAAAGATATTTCTAAGCAAATAGAAAACATCTAATGTCAGCTATGGATTCTAACATGATACAAAAACAGTTACATACCATATATGTAGCAATCTCCTCTGGTGCATCCCCATCTAGGTCAAACTTAAAAGTGACCATTTTGTGGTTATGGGTTTCCAGCTGACACTCTACCATCTTATCACCAGTGTTACACACCTACAATCAGAACAAGGccaataaatgaaagaaatcagTTCTTCAGATAAATTTTAGTTTACCCACATTGAGGATGTTAAGCTTTGGCCTGCTGATCTTCTCCTGCCGAGAACGAGTTCGCGTGGACCTGCGGTGGTGCTTGCGGACTTTCCCCTCGCCTTTACTGCCATGTGTCCCCTCATAGCCATCACTCATCTCCTTACCGGAGGTGGCATCAGAGTTGACACTGCATTTGAGTGAGGAATGGCAGAAATTGTCAACACTAAACATTAAGCACTCTGTGAACAGTAAAAGGAGTCACATTCAAAGACGACATGGCTAGTACCTCTCATAGCCCTGTCCTCCAGTATGTTTCTCCAAGGCTTGTTCCTACAGAAAGCAAACGAATAAAGAGACTGAAACACATCACATCACTGATACAACCTTTGAGACAAGTTTGCATTTGCTACATCGGAGTGGAAATGCAAGGAAAGGGGAGGAGCTACTGAGACTTGTGCAGTAGAAGTATGAAAATACAAGTCCACACCTCAGTAATCACCTCTGTTGGTGCTTGACCTGCAGAGCCCGAAATAGTGCCAAGTGGTTTCTGCTGAGTCAAAGAGGACCCGACAGACACGGAGGATGCTCTCTGGGAGTCAGAGGGCTGTTGCGCAGGAATTTGGCTCTGAGGCTGACTCTGGGTCTGAGCCTGCAGGGGCAGCTGACAAGGATTCTTTTTGCCAAGGTGGTCTGGTGCATtcagcagaggtggagagaaTGCTGCAGGTTGACCGAGTGGAGCAGAGTGAGCAAGCTCAGCATGGCTGACCATGTCCTGTATTTATGATAGACAAACACATTcataaataaaatcattctgATAAACATATTATAAAAATAGCTGCATTGTTTGTGCTATTTATAAATTGGTAATTTATTCCCAAAATGCATAGTTTCTATTAATTATCTCAAATACTTGTGAATAGAAATTCTTAGctcaaagacaaacaacagttTTGCTGCGatataaataaaagaacaacaaaTCAGACAACTGTTATCTTTACACCCTTTAGCTAAATATCTgcactctgctgcagcctccataGTTACCTTTATCAAGGTCTGAGTGCTGCCATTTGTAGCAGGGTGGGTGTTCTGTGCTGAGACAGTGTGAGCGTGTAAGGGGTTAGTGGATTGTGAGGATATAAGTGCAGGGTGTGAATAAGATGCTTCCGGCCTAACACtctgctgcagagcaacagtgagctggagctgtggggaCGTTGGTCCCACCTTATCCAGCACCTGAGATGGGGATGGCATCAAGGACACTGGAATAGGTGAACCTAACACATTTTCATAGTGCAAAGGAGAAAGGGGGGAGACAGCAGGGGTGACAGGGAGAGTCTGTCCAGGAGAGAGGAACATTCGAGAATATGAGGAGGCTGAAGGGTGAGGGACAGAGCAGGTGTGAGGGTAAGAAGACTCAGAGTCAGTCACAGCAGCCATGACCTGGACAGTGGGATACTGGGAAGGGAACTgaagggaaaggaaaggaagaaaatcaaataatcaaaagaaaaaagattaaatacaGAAGGAAGATGCATGAAAACTTGTCTATGTTCTATTTCCtaatatatttaaagaaataacACAAAGGTAATAGGAGCAATACTAATTTAGAAAGATCTCAAATGAACAGAAGAATGAGTGGATGGCCATACCTGGGAAGGTTGTGTTTGGTTGTTTGAACACTGTTGAGTATGGAACTGTTGGTTAACAGGAGcgtgaaaaaagaaaatctttaatATCAAATAATGTAAAGGGATTTAAACCTTGCTGCAATGCATCATTTCATGACAGGATAGAAAAGTCCTGAAGAATCCCACCTGGCTCAACTCCCCATAGGCTTGTGGAGTTGTAGACTGTGCAGACAGGTACTGGTTTTGAGCTGGAGGAGTTGATTGTTGCAGGATGCTGAAGGTAGAACATGAATAGCTTTGTGGGCCAGCATCATGTAGACCAGCAGCAGGGAAACTTTGGTGTGCAGCTGCCACACTAACAGGGGAAGTGGTGGGGAGAGGTTGTGAGGCTGGTGTAGGAGTCTGTTGGAATGTCGACTGGTATGTGTCATGGCTCTGCTGCCGAACTGTTGCCTGCATGGGTTTCTGACTGTGACTAAGGTTAGCTGGAGTTTGGACTTGTTGCTGATTTGTGGTCGGCTGTGCCATTTGTTGTACAAGGTTATGTTGAATTTCTTGATTATGCTGGAGTTGAGGCTTCAGATATCCCTGCCCGACATTTTGGGCTACTTGAATATTGGACTGAGAACTTTGCAGGAAGGTCTGCTGGTTCTCTTGTTGGATTGGCATCTGTTGGCTATAAAGTGCTGGTGTGGAGGAGCTCTGACCAGAATGCTGACTTGAGAGGCAGACTGTGCCTTGAACCTGTTGCAGCACACTGGGAACTTGTGCAGGATGACACTGGGCTTGGGTTGCTAAACCTGGAACTACAGAGCCAGCAGGATAGCTTTGTGATGGGACAGCAGGGGCTGCAGCAGTATGCTGCTGAACAGGAGCAGAATATCCTGATGCAGAGACACTCTGTTGTGTTGTTGGCATCACACAGTTCTGACAAGTCTGTTGGGCTTTTGAAGAAAAGTTTAAAGAACTCGCTGCTGTtggttgttgctgtttgtgACTTGGTGACTGGTAGTTTTGTGGCACAGCTGATGGTATAATATTTCCTGTATTTTGTAGAGTCTGTTGCATATTTGCAGGAACATAACTAGCAGAAAGGCCTGTAACTGAACAGAGACTAGCTGGAGCTGGTGCTGCACAGTGTTGGCCGGTATAGGGAGCAGCTGGGTAACTTTGTCCAAGCTGAAGGTACTGTAGCGGTGCCTGCACCGGTGTGCTGGAAGAGGGCAAGCCATGGATTGTGTGGTGAGTCTGGTGACCTGCTGAACTGGCCTgaggacaaaaaaggaaaaaggacaTTCAAATTAGAAACTTTTGGGTGTCGAAtttaaaaagggagaaattcTGCATCAAACAGCTATAAACAATAACTTTTTCAATATTTAAAAAGGCCCCATATCATAACACTAAATACATGCACGTTAAATTATTGTCTATTAAACATTTACAATGCTCTTCCTTTTTAACGTTGGTTTGTATACTACTTAAGTATGGCTTGGAGTAGTAAAAATGACAGGGAGCCTTTTAAACCATGTTAAATAATTGTACTATAAACTCATAAAAGACCAAAATATGCACAGTGCTTTAATCAAGAGCAAGCAGTAATAAgtctgtgttaaaaaaaaaaaaagggacagaataaaaaaagactCCAAAGGCAGGGAGAGAtccaagagggaaaaaaaaaaagaaatcaagcaGCAATCCCTTTACCTTCAATCATCTATTTAAGGTAAGACAAGGAGCAAGACAGCTGTAGCATTGGGTCAGCAAAGCAGAATAGGAAAGGTGAGATCCAACTGTTAATCTGCAGGGGAAGTTGATTTTctaaaatgaagccattttcCTACAACAGCAGAAGAGGGATGGTGAATTCTGCAGACCGGCACGTCGGCAAAGACATCGATCACACAGAAAGCATTCTGCAAGTTACAAAATGCAGGTGGAACCacaatgactttaaaaaaaaatcaaatgtcaaCGTGGAAGCAATAAGGGAGCTATCAAGTGTGCAAAACACTGCCTCTTAAAACAGCTGCAAAAATGGTTTCTGTGTGATTGGCCTCTTGGAGATCTAACCAGGAGAATGCAGAAATATTCTGATGCTGCTACAGGTGGGGAGACATTAGTTAAGCAGGAATCGGCCCCTCGTGGACAATCTAAAGCGATGTCTGCTACTGTCACCTACCACTCCGATTTCTGCTCCAGACCATTGCTGCTCACCAGCACACAAACTATCTTCAATGTTCTTAGGAGATTCTTTTTCCCCGACCAAACCTCCAGTCAGGAGGCGGCTCTTCATTCTGATGTCTCCATCACTACATACCGGTCTTGGAGCGGCTGAGGACTGTAACAGGAGGTTGTTATGGGTAGTCGTGGGACAAGGTGCTGCTTTGCGGCCAATTATATTAAACAGGGACTGCTGCAGGAGTGAGAAATCTGAGCAATCGCTTGAACCTCTCTGACGGCCAAAACTAAGACTGGGTACTGTTCCAGGGTGTTCACATGAAGAGACTGGCGTGATGATAGATGGGCGGTGGTGGCTTCCTTCTCGTGACCTCTGAAGTAAAGAGAGGCAGGCCTGACATGCATGGCATCTCTGCAGTGCTAAATTGTTATGTTTAGATTTTAGGGTCAGAAGACTACTAAGATCAGAGTGTCTGCGTCCACCTGGCACTGGTATGGTTATATTCTCACTGGTGGTGATGGACTCTCGCCTGATATTGTTGTCACTGAGGCGACGGGGCTGAGAAggtgaagagacaggagagactcGCAGCAGTGGAAGAGCACAATGAGAAGGGACACAATCCTTTTCTCCTGAACGAATGGCAGAGTGGCTGAATTCTGACTGATCTTCTAACAGAGGGGGGGTGGGACTGATTGACCTGGGGGACTGAATAAAGGCACGGAGATGAGCAATGTGGTTGGACCTCAGAGTGTCAATAACAGGGGCACTTCCTCTTCGGGCTGCACCTCCAAACTGAGCTCTGTGTCCTGCCTCCCAAACTTCACTCTTTTCACAAGAGCGGGGGCGGTCCGCCAGAAAAAGGCTACTGCTGTGGCACTATTAGGAGTAACCCCAAAATCAAAGTATGTTactcaaaataacaaaacaacatGTGTGAAATATTGGGCTAAATGTATCTTGCATGATTACATTGCTAATCATGTACATAGGCCAAATAAGTGATGGTACAGAACCTGTGTTATACCATTTCAGCAATATTTGCTTGTAAAGATTTAAATAAATCTACATTTACATAGTCCACCTGGCTATATATGCTTCTGATACAGACCTGCTGTGTTGTCATAGTAATAGGGTCCAGCTGGGACTGGTAGAGGACACTCTGCTGACTGCTGTGGGAGTCTGAATATACAGTGGATCCCATACCACTGTCAAGAGTGCTGTCTGCTGCAGAGACATAAATTGTGTGCTTTTAAAAGCAACTATAGAAAATATATATTGATTAGTTTAATGCATTATGAGGAAGATAAGAATGAGGAAGAATGTCTTACATGTGACTGAGGTGGCGCTGGCCGGTAGGTTCTGAAGCCTGTTGAACTGATCTGCCTCAGAATCTTCTGGTTCCAGCAGTGGCTGGCCTATAAGTGTAGGCCCGGCAGAGATGCCATGGGATGGCATCTGCATCGGATGCGCCCCATCGCCTTGATCcagtgcagctgcagcagacactGTTCTCGCTCTTCTCCATTTGATCAGAGCCACTCGGTCCCTGATTGACTTTCCCACAGTCTTAGAGTCACTCTCATGGAAGAAGCCAGATTCCACCTGAAAAATGAGCATCAGTTTCAGGATATTTTTAGGACAGACCATATGATGGAGAATCACATGATAGAGAAGCTATTTATAATTATTTATAATTAAAGGAGGTGGGAAGAGATTAAATGAAAAAGATAGCACACTCCAAGCACTTCCTAGTTCTTATTTGATAAACATACATAATTTAATCTTTCAGAGTATGCTTTCTAAGTTCACCGAGTTCATCACAGACT
This genomic window from Takifugu rubripes chromosome 3, fTakRub1.2, whole genome shotgun sequence contains:
- the LOC101063786 gene encoding serine/threonine-protein kinase WNK2 isoform X9; the encoded protein is MEPEATSSSEQRTNCPSGPNSQHERAPNMLEPTGDGSHLDSVVRGGSDPAAYPSSSYRRIVHQRFIRRSLWFSDADEQALETPECDAAAVSGSGGTVLNVHLRTIVDRTRGTSCGIQEDSSTESQGGQKDSATESASADEEKEKCGNALKPTGSEDAKATVKAASEENEEEAEMKAVSTSPGGRFLKFDIELGRGSFKTVYKGLDTETWVEVAWCELQDRKLSKVERQRFKEEAEMLKGLQHPNIVRFYDFWESPLKGKKCIVLVTELMTSGTLKTYLKRFKVMKPKVLRSWCRQILKGLHFLHTRTPPIIHRDLKCDNIFITGPTGSVKIGDLGLATLKAASFAKSVIGTPEFMAPEMYEEHYDEAVDVYAFGMCMLEMATSEYPYSECQNAAQIYRKVTSGVKPASYNKVKDPEIKEIIGECICQKKEERYSIKDLLNHAFFAEDTGVRVELAEEDDGKKASIALKLWVEDHKKLKGKYKESGAIEFTFDLEKEVPEVVAQEMVESGFFHESDSKTVGKSIRDRVALIKWRRARTVSAAAALDQGDGAHPMQMPSHGISAGPTLIGQPLLEPEDSEADQFNRLQNLPASATSVTSDSTLDSGMGSTVYSDSHSSQQSVLYQSQLDPITMTTQQASSAGHQTHHTIHGLPSSSTPVQAPLQYLQLGQSYPAAPYTGQHCAAPAPASLCSVTGLSASYVPANMQQTLQNTGNIIPSAVPQNYQSPSHKQQQPTAASSLNFSSKAQQTCQNCVMPTTQQSVSASGYSAPVQQHTAAAPAVPSQSYPAGSVVPGLATQAQCHPAQVPSVLQQVQGTVCLSSQHSGQSSSTPALYSQQMPIQQENQQTFLQSSQSNIQVAQNVGQGYLKPQLQHNQEIQHNLVQQMAQPTTNQQQVQTPANLSHSQKPMQATVRQQSHDTYQSTFQQTPTPASQPLPTTSPVSVAAAHQSFPAAGLHDAGPQSYSCSTFSILQQSTPPAQNQYLSAQSTTPQAYGELSQFHTQQCSNNQTQPSQFPSQYPTVQVMAAVTDSESSYPHTCSVPHPSASSYSRMFLSPGQTLPVTPAVSPLSPLHYENVLGSPIPVSLMPSPSQVLDKVGPTSPQLQLTVALQQSVRPEASYSHPALISSQSTNPLHAHTVSAQNTHPATNGSTQTLIKDMVSHAELAHSAPLGQPAAFSPPLLNAPDHLGKKNPCQLPLQAQTQSQPQSQIPAQQPSDSQRASSVSVGSSLTQQKPLGTISGSAGQAPTEVITEEQALEKHTGGQGYESVNSDATSGKEMSDGYEGTHGSKGEGKVRKHHRRSTRTRSRQEKISRPKLNILNVCNTGDKMVECQLETHNHKMVTFKFDLDGDAPEEIATYMVENDFILPLEKEAFIEQLKDIVDKAEDMLSEDAEGEKNSEQAGGPKQTDAPGTLGTEGLKPSTPNAPQMMYQQNVLHTGKRWFIICPVAETPLLDDEKPASNASTAQESEKSASSSSRPNDNITTATTTGTSLPSQTVPSSSLSPANTEKARIQQAQPCLAKHAPPAAAAATSHPKSVEEPCISAVSIVTDMPCCAIVPPVSLDVNAIDKRAPGDSRLSQSNQLNHKSSPTGELPQQLAANQSVVLQQPYATPMQPGTVTSQPQSPAHQTSQGSQSSSHQQPGSVGPGESDSEGPRRVDFVDRTIKTLDEKLRNLLYQEHAPLQTSSTASDPQASGTEGVSSTPVSDGQSTEGAHKKKKGESLSQIPECSDVGDSTVSANNSILNTEDITTRNRFQIIPTPPDAIYRVEKSKAILSACSSLAPSSSSGGSHSQTHSKGTKEECANVDRPSAMTSAGNRSTEITKRFSAPPNFYQSTSTSSPDLTPHRMPRAQTIDTPIRHPYQRSTRLCSDSADEDSSSITLPPSHHASPAHALSEHSGSEFMKRAVAFLRRTGRSKSEQSSNSTSQHLVAMNGHAPSPSPAHAHSSYISSDNDSEFEDADMKKELQKLREKHMKEISELQAFQRNEIERLYKELGKTLPPNVGLLHAAPPSGRRRRASKHKLKAGKLLNPMVQQLKNNLNTSSERKGESAASSSSSPAKSSVMSDGSAHSSGSSSSSNPPSVTQEQVHTQQPCSLKGSFSSDNIYAGRHGDGMANQAGPGQGWTVYHQTSERVTYKSSSKPRTRFLSGPVSLSIWSTLKRLCLGKERNSRSSLNTTGAQTATSQTQPTAATPSPPPQPIPQLARVQTNNSNNKRGTFTDDLHKLVDDWTKETVAAASQSRPSLNQIRQQRRQQGVEGGAVSRTGAAPHEMKSHYGRSNFQLPLSCPLTATLSPHMATNAAPSAPAMFPPGYLFSAGSYSRMAPGPLYPQQWPGMPSPTGSLGPVGLLGAGRVMPFAAMANPRLESYPLVMRDTENGPCPNKTRTT